A single region of the Halostella litorea genome encodes:
- a CDS encoding phage NrS-1 polymerase family protein, whose translation MSEPIVNEPEAIPEALREREQWVCWREEERDGKPTKIPVTPGAGGFASSTESDTWSDVETALEYTETEHADGVGFVFTDDDPVVGVDLDDCRDPETGDVDDAARDIIERLDSYTEVSPSGTGYHVLIKGELPEGRNRRGSVELYDTARFFTVTGDHVERQPNRVARRQDALTAIHREYVQDTERATASESEQRDGTDDQSTETDTVDAGVDVDLEDEELLEKARNASNGEKFERLWNGDTGGYDSHSEADMALCCLLAFWTGGDQTQMDQLFRQSELHREKWDEVHYADGSTYGEKTIERSIATTSEFYEPDAGDDTADAHDPAADSSPGVDAGDSERSRAYLAEKNRLLGERIDELEATLAEKTERIDTLEAEVERLTEELATRDREPGDPQESTPADTGEGDNESETASVWGRTKRLFGSDSK comes from the coding sequence ATGAGTGAACCGATCGTCAACGAGCCGGAGGCGATTCCGGAGGCGTTGCGCGAACGCGAGCAGTGGGTGTGCTGGCGCGAAGAGGAGCGAGATGGGAAACCGACGAAGATTCCGGTGACGCCGGGGGCTGGTGGGTTCGCGTCGTCGACGGAATCCGATACTTGGAGTGATGTCGAGACGGCACTCGAGTACACCGAGACAGAGCACGCGGACGGCGTCGGGTTCGTGTTCACCGACGACGACCCCGTCGTCGGCGTTGATTTGGACGACTGTCGCGATCCGGAGACCGGCGACGTCGACGATGCCGCGCGGGACATCATCGAGCGACTCGACTCCTACACGGAGGTGTCGCCGTCGGGCACCGGCTACCACGTCCTCATCAAGGGGGAACTCCCCGAGGGGCGGAACCGTCGCGGGAGCGTCGAGCTGTACGACACGGCCCGCTTTTTCACCGTCACTGGCGACCACGTCGAGCGGCAACCGAATCGTGTAGCACGCCGGCAGGACGCGCTCACAGCGATTCATCGTGAGTACGTCCAGGACACCGAGCGTGCCACAGCCTCCGAGTCCGAGCAGCGTGATGGCACTGACGACCAGTCAACGGAGACCGATACGGTCGACGCTGGCGTTGACGTCGACCTCGAGGATGAGGAACTCCTCGAGAAAGCCCGGAATGCGTCGAACGGCGAGAAGTTCGAGCGGCTCTGGAACGGAGACACGGGCGGCTACGACAGCCACTCCGAGGCAGATATGGCGCTGTGCTGTCTGCTGGCGTTCTGGACCGGCGGTGACCAGACGCAGATGGACCAACTGTTCCGCCAGTCGGAACTCCACCGCGAGAAATGGGACGAGGTCCACTACGCTGACGGGTCGACGTACGGTGAGAAGACCATCGAGCGATCGATTGCGACCACCTCCGAGTTCTACGAGCCGGACGCCGGCGACGACACCGCGGACGCCCACGACCCAGCTGCCGACTCGTCTCCAGGTGTCGACGCCGGTGACTCGGAGCGAAGCCGTGCGTATCTAGCCGAGAAGAACCGGCTCTTGGGCGAGCGTATCGACGAACTCGAGGCGACACTAGCGGAGAAAACCGAGCGGATCGACACCCTCGAAGCAGAAGTCGAGCGACTCACCGAGGAGCTGGCAACCCGTGACCGAGAGCCAGGGGATCCCCAAGAATCGACCCCTGCCGATACTGGTGAAGGCGATAACGAGTCCGAGACAGCGTCCGTATGGGGCCGGACGAAACGGTTGTTCGGAAGTGACTCGAAGTAA